The window TAATTTCCAACAAAAACCAAACTAAATAAAAGAAAGACCTTTgcgtaattttttgacaatttaatatAATGTTGCAATATTTTCTAAGAATGATTATGTTATACAAAGCCAATTTTTAACATTGACATCTTTGTTGgagcatttttcttttattctttagaattttccaaacttttggttcgAAGGACCAGATGTCAAAGCAATACTACAATTCTTATCAAATATAGATTAGAAGACATAGAAAAAACGACTACTCCAAACTCGTTCGtcttttcattaaataaatttaaaacattaaaggATTTTGAACATCACAGTAGAGTAAGTATCCCTTTGTTGCGACCTGATCTGGGCACGCTCTTGAAAcgagattttattaattaattaaaacagtaAATTACCATTCATGCCTGAAGAATTTATAAACTTCCTTTTGCAGTTCTTTGTCTCATAACTTGCCTATGACAAACCTGTTGTACATTAgagaaataatatattatgttatatatgCTATTTTATAGAAGCATTAGGGTCACAGTGGGTAAGATGAAATTCAACTTTTGCAACATTATATCTCTTCTTTTTTGCCTAAAACACTGTTCTAATGACCTGTTTATATGCTTTAGTTATATAACTGCTTCCTGGTTTTAAAGTACCACATGTTAAAGCGTTTTTTATTTGGCCATAGTAAAAAGTGTGTGTATATATGTAGGGCACAAGTGTTATATAGCTTAAGTtcattatttgaataatttttaatcaaactGGAGTAGAAGTAGTTCTATTTCTGGatttatgaattaattaaacGTCCTATTGAGTGAGCCACATACCTTTAACACCTTTAGCTTTTATTTAACGACAGGTATTAATGACATGCCATTATAACCCAATATTGTCATGTGAAAAAACTCTAATTTTGATCAAAATTTTCGTGAAAAATGGCAGAAGATGACGCAGGCGCAAACGATATACTCACAGACGAAGGGGATTCTCGTCCTTCGAGTCATCGAACCAGGAAAACGCAACAGATAAGAAAACGTTCACCACCACAAAATAATCCAAAATGTCGACCCAGGATTGAAGTCCTAGCCATACCCAACCGTCGGCTAATATTATCGTTATATCAAAACCACGCATATCATTTTCCACGCGATAAAgtcgaaaaaatcaaaatacttttacaagAACTTTATGCGATGACCCCTGAAGAGACCGAGAAATACTTTGAACATCTCAGGCGGCAAGCCGAAGAAATAGGGAGAAGAAAAGATATCAAATTTATGCTCAAAAGGTTACTTAAACGCAAGAAAAAGgccaaacaaatcaaaaaagCATACGACTTTATCAATAGACTACTCATCAAAGGTCTAGAGTATGCATCAGTGCATCCCGTCCCCCCATTAGTATCCGTAAGACTCAGAAATCTATCGAACATCATATTAGAGCAAATATGCGACCTGAAAAACATGAACATTCCAAACAGAGAAAACCCTGACCAGGTCGGGTCATTTATGTTGCAAGTGGCGGATTGGATGGCTATCGCCGTTGAACACTTGTACTACGGAGTTCAGTTGAAGAAAAATCGCGAGTTGGAGAAGATCGAAAAGGAGGCGAAAACTAAGGTGCCTACCAAAAAGAAAGTTGAACCCGTTCAAGAACAACCTGAGGAGGTTGAAACTGGAGCAGTTTTATCGGAACCATTATCGTTTGATGAAATGGAGTAGAGTTTTTTAAGGGGGTcacttattttaagtaaattacgTATTTTAGACTATTGAAGAGTATTTTTGGATTggtcctttttatttttcttattttggatACTAGCCATTATGAAATAGTGTGTACGAAGAGTTTTCATCTTATTTATATTCCAAGACCCTCGTTCGATGAGTAACATGaaaaattttgttacttaaTACGAATCCTTACTAAATTAGTATCCTGTTAATGCGATTTGCGTGAAATTTCAGTCTATATCGAACATATCATGAATCTTATGTAGtaaggtttaatttttcttcaatattgcgtattttcatgaaatattgCTATACCAAACAGAATGATTTGACGTCATGATGATTAAGCTgatataaatattgtaaaaaatgtgaTTTCAGTTCATGTATCATGCTGGATCGTATTAAAATGATAGTATGTGCACAAGATGAGCTTAATTTAATATCACTTGATTGATGACAAAAAGcttagaaaaattgtaatatttccatttttaaaatttagacaatattagaaaaataaaatacggtGGAAAGGAGAGTAAAGAactcaatattttttgtatgtagtGAATCAAATATAGCAAAAAGatatcaagaaaaataaaataaaaacaatttaaagatGATTAGGTCAGTAATAGAGAGATGGAATGCAACAGAGACGAAGAAAAGATAAAGATGTCAATAGGTTTCTAAATTTGAAGATCATAAATCATCTATGTCCCAGGCATCAtaacgatcgtaatgaaatgaTTGACTGAATTAATGAATCATGTGTTCTGAGACAAATTAcgttcaaaaaatatactttcaaGAAGATTTAGAAAATTCTAGGAAAATTAATTATGGTAGAGATAAATATGAGATAAGATAATTAGTATCATCATGAAATGATTCTTATTGCATCAAGTATCGTaagaaaaagataatttttaggTGATTTAGGCATGAATGAAGAGATGAAAGATAGGATATTCTCTGTCAATGAAATCCGGTAGATATGAAGAAAAGAATAGACAACCAATACCGTAATGTGGGGCTGCTTGCCCACCCTGGGGTAACGTGCAGACCACgtgtatttttgtttacttttttttatgttatgttattttgtgttttatcgCCGGCTTTCTGTTGTTACAGGTagataaagtataaaaatggtTCGTACGTACGAAAAAACTCCGGGAGCAAGAAATTACCGAAATTACTCAGAGAACGCCTTGCGCCAAGCGGTAGATGCAGTAAATGCGGTATGTCGAGGAAATTAGCAGCCGAAACTTTCAAAGTAGAACGGACTACGTTAGGTCGAAGACTTCTTGGTGCACACTCGAAATCAGTTGGTCGTCCAAAGGTTTTAAGTGATCAAGAAAAGGCTCTCATTTCAAAGACATTGGGTGTTGTAGCAAATTGGGGATTTCCTCTCACAAAAGTTGTTATTCGtgacgtaataaaaaaattcttggacAAACAAGGAAAAATGTTCGgatattcaaaaataacttcCCTGGACCTGAtttcttacaattatttataaaaatgaaccaTTTAAGCGTTAGAATGGCTTCAAATATAAAGAGATCCAGAGCATCAGTGGATCGtaatgaagttttaaatttctttaataatattgacttaGCAATTAGAGAAGTGAAaagttaaaatttgtataactaTGATGAAACCAACGTTACAGATGATCCTGGGTCCAGGAAGGTGGTAGTGCCAAGGAACACGAAGAGAGTGGAAAGAGCTCAGGAACATTCCCGGGTATACGATCAGTTTAATGGTTTGTGGAAATGCCAATGGAGACCTTTTACAACCAATGGTTGTATATAAAGCTTTGAATCTTTATGACAACTGGACGCAAGGTGGACCACGAGGAACAAAATATGCTAGGTTCTTCCAGGTTTTCCTGACTCACGTCGAATCCACCAGAGAAAATAACGACCAGATGATTCTCGTTGGTGACAACCTGGCAAGGCACTTTTCACCACAGGTGATAGAGGCATGTAGTACAAATAACATCTACATAACTCCCTTCCCAGCCAATGCCACGCATTTAATGCAGCCCCTTGATGTGGCCGTATTTGCGCCTATGAAAAGAAAATGGAGAGAGATTCTCGATCAGTGGAGAAAGGAGTTGCGGTTCCAAGGCTGTATCCCGA of the Anthonomus grandis grandis chromosome 3, icAntGran1.3, whole genome shotgun sequence genome contains:
- the LOC126734557 gene encoding uncharacterized protein LOC126734557, with translation MAEDDAGANDILTDEGDSRPSSHRTRKTQQIRKRSPPQNNPKCRPRIEVLAIPNRRLILSLYQNHAYHFPRDKVEKIKILLQELYAMTPEETEKYFEHLRRQAEEIGRRKDIKFMLKRLLKRKKKAKQIKKAYDFINRLLIKGLEYASVHPVPPLVSVRLRNLSNIILEQICDLKNMNIPNRENPDQVGSFMLQVADWMAIAVEHLYYGVQLKKNRELEKIEKEAKTKVPTKKKVEPVQEQPEEVETGAVLSEPLSFDEME